In a single window of the Osmerus eperlanus chromosome 4, fOsmEpe2.1, whole genome shotgun sequence genome:
- the atp6ap1a gene encoding ATPase H+ transporting accessory protein 1a isoform X2, whose protein sequence is MATARMRAVHRASVLFAVLFAVLPSTTSEEQVPLMLWTSEGSAAPPLALPPAGHIVGSAQLGSYLETALNSSPRNLLLFLQDKMSVEDFTVYGGAFGNKQDSAFPNLEKALLSCSSSLVLPAVSGLASSAVIGQLQDQLETSPLYMDADTLAQLRLNASSPALLVFRLPYSIGADLMSVKEVLSGNDEVIGQVMSIMKAQSVPYTAIYTALRPSREVSSVVLEAGLGGGRSLLQARGYGRDRNRNRERERERERERPGLYPPVEFKKDGSSCILLWAGNLSVSILRSGRWEGHDLTPTTFGEGVIPRLHDSSCDKSTSRLVLNYENVLGHRSFKLMFIMKQRHFPVSARRWFTLDTVELEYDGTRATFNGSRHVYAPAEYSYRCEYVRSSSYPALVPRSDKDPANQWRVSFQDFQIQGFNVTGSDFSYASDCAGFFSPGIWMGLLTSLLMVLVLTYGLHMIMQLHTMDRFDDPKGPAISVPQTD, encoded by the exons ATGGCGACTGCAAGGATGCGAGCGGTCCATCGCGCCTCAGTGCTATTTGCCGTTTTATTCGCCGTGTTACCCTCAACTACCAGCGAAGAACAGGTGCCTCTGATGCTATGGACGAGTGAAGG GTCTGCTGCCCcgcccctggccctgcccccaGCAGGTCACATTGTGGGCAGCGCTCAGCTGGGCTCTTACCTGGAGACGGCCCTGAACTCCTCCCCTCgcaacctcctcctcttcctgcaggACAAG ATGAGTGTGGAGGACTTCACTGTGTATGGAGGAGCCTTTGGCAACAAGCAGGACAGTGCCTTTCCTAACCTGGAG AAGGCGCTGCTGTCGTGTTCCTCCTCTCTTGTGCTTCCTGCCGTGTCCGGACTGGCCTCCAGCGCTGTGATTGGCCAGCTGCAAGACCAGTTGGagacctctcctctctacatgGACGCTGACACTCTGGCCCAGCTCCGCCTCAACGCCTCTAGCCCTGCTCTGCTGGTGTTCAGACTGCCCTACAGCattgg GGCAGACCTGATGTCAGTGAAGGAGGTGCTTAGTGGGAACG ATGAGGTGATTGGTCAGGTGATGAGCATAATGAAGGCCCAGTCTGTCCCCTACACCGCCATCTACACCGCCCTCCGACCCTCacgg gaagtGTCCTCTGTGGTGTTGGAGGCGGGTCTGGGCGGGGGTCGTTCTCTGCTGCAGGCACGAGGCTACGGGAGAGACCGCAAcaggaacagggagagagagagggagagggagagagagaggcctgggcTTTACCCTCCTGTGGAGTTCAAG AAAGACGGATCAAGCTGCATTCTGTTGTGGGCGGGGAACCTGTCGGTCAGCATCCTGCGGAGTGGCCGCTGGGAGGGGCATgacctcacccccaccaccttTGGAGAGGGCGTCATCCCCAGGCTGCACGACTCGTCCTGTGACAAGTCAAcctccag ACTGGTGTTGAACTACGAGAACGTCCTCGGACATCGCTCCTTCAAGCTGAt gttcaTCATGAAGCAGAGGCACTTCCCGGTGTCTGCACGGCGCTGGTTCACCCTGGACACGGTGGAGCTAGAGTATGATGGCACCAGGGCCACATTTAACGGCAGCCGCCACGTCTACGCACCGGCAGAATACTCGTACCGGTGTGAGTACGTCCGGAGCTCCAGCTACCCTGCACTGGTCCCGCGCTCTGACAAGGACCCCGCCAACCAGTGGAGGGTCTCCTTCCAGGACTTCCAG ATCCAGGGCTTCAACGTTACGGGCAGTGACTTCTCCTACGCCAGTGACTGTGCCGGCTTCTTCAGCCCAGGGATCTGGATGGGGCTGCTGACCAGCCTCCTCATGGTCCTAGTGCTCACCTACGGCCTCCACATGATCATGCAGCTGCACACCATGGACCGCTTCGATGACCCCAAGGGCCCAGCCATCTCTGTCCCCCAgacagactaa
- the atp6ap1a gene encoding ATPase H+ transporting accessory protein 1a isoform X1 has protein sequence MATARMRAVHRASVLFAVLFAVLPSTTSEEQVPLMLWTSEGRSAAPPLALPPAGHIVGSAQLGSYLETALNSSPRNLLLFLQDKMSVEDFTVYGGAFGNKQDSAFPNLEKALLSCSSSLVLPAVSGLASSAVIGQLQDQLETSPLYMDADTLAQLRLNASSPALLVFRLPYSIGADLMSVKEVLSGNDEVIGQVMSIMKAQSVPYTAIYTALRPSREVSSVVLEAGLGGGRSLLQARGYGRDRNRNRERERERERERPGLYPPVEFKKDGSSCILLWAGNLSVSILRSGRWEGHDLTPTTFGEGVIPRLHDSSCDKSTSRLVLNYENVLGHRSFKLMFIMKQRHFPVSARRWFTLDTVELEYDGTRATFNGSRHVYAPAEYSYRCEYVRSSSYPALVPRSDKDPANQWRVSFQDFQIQGFNVTGSDFSYASDCAGFFSPGIWMGLLTSLLMVLVLTYGLHMIMQLHTMDRFDDPKGPAISVPQTD, from the exons ATGGCGACTGCAAGGATGCGAGCGGTCCATCGCGCCTCAGTGCTATTTGCCGTTTTATTCGCCGTGTTACCCTCAACTACCAGCGAAGAACAGGTGCCTCTGATGCTATGGACGAGTGAAGG CAGGTCTGCTGCCCcgcccctggccctgcccccaGCAGGTCACATTGTGGGCAGCGCTCAGCTGGGCTCTTACCTGGAGACGGCCCTGAACTCCTCCCCTCgcaacctcctcctcttcctgcaggACAAG ATGAGTGTGGAGGACTTCACTGTGTATGGAGGAGCCTTTGGCAACAAGCAGGACAGTGCCTTTCCTAACCTGGAG AAGGCGCTGCTGTCGTGTTCCTCCTCTCTTGTGCTTCCTGCCGTGTCCGGACTGGCCTCCAGCGCTGTGATTGGCCAGCTGCAAGACCAGTTGGagacctctcctctctacatgGACGCTGACACTCTGGCCCAGCTCCGCCTCAACGCCTCTAGCCCTGCTCTGCTGGTGTTCAGACTGCCCTACAGCattgg GGCAGACCTGATGTCAGTGAAGGAGGTGCTTAGTGGGAACG ATGAGGTGATTGGTCAGGTGATGAGCATAATGAAGGCCCAGTCTGTCCCCTACACCGCCATCTACACCGCCCTCCGACCCTCacgg gaagtGTCCTCTGTGGTGTTGGAGGCGGGTCTGGGCGGGGGTCGTTCTCTGCTGCAGGCACGAGGCTACGGGAGAGACCGCAAcaggaacagggagagagagagggagagggagagagagaggcctgggcTTTACCCTCCTGTGGAGTTCAAG AAAGACGGATCAAGCTGCATTCTGTTGTGGGCGGGGAACCTGTCGGTCAGCATCCTGCGGAGTGGCCGCTGGGAGGGGCATgacctcacccccaccaccttTGGAGAGGGCGTCATCCCCAGGCTGCACGACTCGTCCTGTGACAAGTCAAcctccag ACTGGTGTTGAACTACGAGAACGTCCTCGGACATCGCTCCTTCAAGCTGAt gttcaTCATGAAGCAGAGGCACTTCCCGGTGTCTGCACGGCGCTGGTTCACCCTGGACACGGTGGAGCTAGAGTATGATGGCACCAGGGCCACATTTAACGGCAGCCGCCACGTCTACGCACCGGCAGAATACTCGTACCGGTGTGAGTACGTCCGGAGCTCCAGCTACCCTGCACTGGTCCCGCGCTCTGACAAGGACCCCGCCAACCAGTGGAGGGTCTCCTTCCAGGACTTCCAG ATCCAGGGCTTCAACGTTACGGGCAGTGACTTCTCCTACGCCAGTGACTGTGCCGGCTTCTTCAGCCCAGGGATCTGGATGGGGCTGCTGACCAGCCTCCTCATGGTCCTAGTGCTCACCTACGGCCTCCACATGATCATGCAGCTGCACACCATGGACCGCTTCGATGACCCCAAGGGCCCAGCCATCTCTGTCCCCCAgacagactaa